In Nitrospirota bacterium, one genomic interval encodes:
- a CDS encoding Lrp/AsnC ligand binding domain-containing protein encodes MATKAYILIKVKAGRTKDVLQSLKRLAGIEQAHSCFGRPDIILFINVADERALSDVVITKIHQIEGVEETDTHIVADT; translated from the coding sequence ATGGCAACAAAAGCTTATATTCTTATCAAAGTCAAAGCGGGGCGAACAAAGGATGTGCTGCAATCCCTCAAACGTCTTGCCGGGATCGAACAGGCTCACTCTTGTTTCGGACGGCCCGACATTATCCTTTTCATCAATGTCGCAGACGAACGAGCCCTCTCCGATGTGGTGATCACAAAGATTCACCAAATTGAAGGGGTCGAAGAGACAGATACGCATATCGTCGCCGATACTTAG
- a CDS encoding metallopeptidase family protein gives MTVSPEEFNAWIQEALAGLPARFARLADEVSFVVEEEPSSDILRDLELESEDDLLGLYQGVPIDETSFFQPAGELPARIAIYRGPILRLCRTKAEVIHEVRDTVVHELGHHVGLDDDEMPY, from the coding sequence ATGACTGTCTCGCCGGAAGAATTCAATGCCTGGATCCAAGAGGCACTTGCCGGATTGCCGGCCCGTTTCGCGAGGCTCGCCGACGAGGTCTCTTTCGTGGTCGAAGAGGAGCCTTCGTCCGATATCCTGCGAGATCTTGAATTAGAGTCAGAAGACGATCTGTTAGGTCTGTATCAGGGCGTCCCGATCGATGAGACGTCGTTTTTCCAGCCTGCCGGTGAGCTCCCCGCCCGTATCGCTATCTATCGAGGGCCTATACTCCGCCTTTGCCGGACGAAGGCCGAAGTTATTCACGAGGTCCGTGACACAGTGGTCCATGAGCTGGGACATCATGTCGGACTTGATGACGACGAGATGCCGTATTAA
- a CDS encoding dienelactone hydrolase family protein, translating to MTSATAPFTLDQIGTGTARFPSGVAIPTRTDSAVDPYSQTRVPKHVQVECIQFWPQEKARYPGLVLLHEAWGLTAQIKDLGARLACEGYGVIIPNLYGRLGGMVTANAEVSDALMSKLNETLILQDINSCCEFLNTRDHIKQNIHGVVGFGMGGSYALKFACQRKRLRAAVVYYGRVMQPETAIKDLFCPVLYHQAGQDQWVPNHDVDRLRAAAMEYRKPVEIRTYQEALHAFCNEQRLENYRADATAEAWEATTTFLKTCFRGA from the coding sequence ATGACGTCGGCCACCGCTCCCTTTACATTAGACCAAATCGGCACCGGGACAGCCCGTTTTCCCAGTGGCGTCGCTATTCCCACCCGGACAGATTCCGCCGTCGATCCCTATAGCCAGACTCGGGTGCCAAAACATGTGCAGGTGGAATGCATTCAGTTTTGGCCTCAGGAAAAAGCGCGCTACCCAGGTCTTGTCCTTTTGCATGAAGCCTGGGGGTTGACCGCACAGATCAAGGACCTTGGAGCCAGGCTGGCCTGTGAAGGGTACGGCGTTATTATTCCAAACTTATACGGGCGACTCGGTGGCATGGTGACAGCAAACGCAGAGGTTTCGGATGCTCTCATGAGCAAGTTGAACGAAACGCTCATACTGCAAGACATCAATTCCTGTTGTGAATTCTTGAATACGCGGGACCACATTAAACAAAATATCCATGGCGTGGTCGGCTTCGGCATGGGTGGATCGTACGCGCTTAAGTTCGCCTGCCAACGCAAAAGGCTTCGAGCAGCGGTCGTGTATTACGGCCGAGTGATGCAGCCAGAAACCGCGATCAAGGACCTCTTCTGTCCAGTTCTCTACCATCAGGCCGGTCAGGACCAGTGGGTGCCCAATCACGATGTTGACCGGCTTCGTGCGGCGGCAATGGAGTACAGGAAGCCTGTCGAAATCCGGACCTATCAAGAGGCCCTCCATGCGTTCTGCAATGAACAACGCTTGGAAAACTATCGTGCCGACGCTACGGCTGAGGCTTGGGAAGCAACGACCACGTTTCTCAAGACGTGCTTCCGAGGCGCCTAA
- a CDS encoding DUF423 domain-containing protein: MTGRSPSRKFLMLGAVIAGSGVAAGAFGAHALKEILDAPMLQVFEIATRYLMYHAFGLCVVSWAIDRYPAQGLQKSGWLFLVGMLLFSGSLYGVSLAGIRWLGAVTPVGGLAFIIGWLLLGWGVWREKQGEA, translated from the coding sequence ATGACAGGTCGGTCACCCTCTCGGAAATTCCTGATGCTCGGGGCCGTGATTGCTGGTTCCGGCGTTGCTGCCGGGGCTTTTGGCGCCCATGCGCTTAAGGAAATTTTGGATGCACCGATGCTCCAGGTGTTCGAGATTGCAACAAGATATTTGATGTATCACGCGTTCGGACTGTGTGTTGTGTCTTGGGCCATTGATCGGTACCCAGCACAAGGCCTTCAAAAATCCGGATGGCTCTTTCTCGTCGGGATGCTTCTTTTTTCAGGGAGCCTCTACGGGGTGTCCCTTGCGGGCATCAGATGGTTGGGGGCTGTGACGCCTGTTGGCGGGCTTGCATTCATAATTGGCTGGCTCCTTCTAGGGTGGGGAGTGTGGCGGGAAAAGCAGGGCGAGGCATGA
- a CDS encoding YtxH domain-containing protein gives MSDQGRQVAKVAALLAGGVVVGAGIGLLIAPQTGVDTRRGVGRYAKKAQVQAARWSRTVQAGMKDMMDRSKSLIRKDEQRPQIEAA, from the coding sequence ATGTCAGACCAGGGACGTCAGGTAGCGAAAGTCGCAGCGTTGCTCGCAGGCGGGGTGGTGGTTGGAGCGGGAATTGGATTACTTATTGCGCCGCAAACGGGCGTAGACACCCGGCGTGGTGTCGGTCGCTATGCAAAGAAAGCCCAGGTGCAAGCGGCTCGATGGAGCCGGACGGTTCAAGCTGGCATGAAAGACATGATGGATCGCAGTAAGTCGCTCATCCGCAAGGATGAGCAGAGGCCGCAGATCGAAGCAGCCTAG
- a CDS encoding Gfo/Idh/MocA family oxidoreductase, translating to MTTMPLRIGLIGAGRHGSRYIYHILHDLPNVRLAALCRKRIGEETPWLSTVKIPIYGDYRALIADQAVEAIVVVTPPSLYPEICLEAVKARKPLLIEKPLATTGQEARAMVTAAEEAGLLLMTAQTMRFDSAILLVKDHLPKIGRLRYATFTSRVEMRTGFEGHAPIQGQRGVLLELGIHLLDLVPFLTDEQVVDVRCELDQLPTSASDTTAIVQVKTESGMSCVLDIARVVGGRVGRTEWVGTQGQIAADWIHHRVTGVFGDKAPQEWVVQPQQTILATLSAFAHAIETKTPPPITGRDGCRAVEAADACYRSAELHGASVSVREIREASLDRLGTP from the coding sequence GTGACGACGATGCCGCTTAGAATCGGTCTCATCGGTGCTGGTCGGCATGGGAGCCGGTATATCTATCATATCCTGCACGATCTCCCGAATGTGCGGCTTGCCGCTCTCTGCCGAAAACGAATCGGGGAGGAAACACCCTGGCTTTCTACAGTAAAGATCCCGATCTACGGAGACTATCGCGCCCTGATTGCGGATCAGGCTGTAGAGGCCATCGTCGTGGTGACCCCTCCATCGCTCTATCCTGAGATTTGTCTCGAGGCTGTGAAGGCGAGGAAGCCGCTCCTCATTGAAAAGCCGTTAGCAACGACAGGCCAAGAAGCACGAGCGATGGTCACGGCAGCAGAAGAAGCGGGTCTGCTGTTGATGACAGCACAGACTATGCGTTTCGACTCGGCAATTCTTCTTGTGAAAGATCACTTGCCGAAGATCGGCCGGCTCCGGTATGCCACCTTCACCAGCAGGGTCGAAATGAGAACCGGTTTCGAAGGCCACGCTCCAATACAAGGTCAACGCGGAGTCCTCTTGGAGTTGGGAATTCACCTCCTGGATCTGGTGCCTTTTCTCACGGACGAGCAGGTGGTCGACGTCCGTTGCGAGTTGGATCAGCTTCCGACATCGGCATCGGACACAACGGCGATCGTGCAGGTCAAGACAGAGAGCGGCATGTCATGTGTCCTGGACATTGCACGGGTTGTCGGGGGACGGGTCGGGAGAACGGAGTGGGTTGGAACTCAGGGGCAAATCGCAGCGGATTGGATTCACCATCGAGTCACTGGCGTCTTCGGTGACAAGGCGCCTCAGGAATGGGTTGTTCAACCACAGCAGACGATCCTCGCTACGCTTTCCGCGTTCGCCCATGCCATCGAGACGAAGACGCCGCCTCCTATCACGGGGCGTGATGGATGTAGGGCTGTCGAGGCGGCTGATGCCTGCTACCGCTCGGCTGAACTTCACGGGGCCAGTGTCAGCGTTCGCGAAATCCGTGAAGCGTCCCTCGACAGGCTCGGGACGCCCTGA
- a CDS encoding prolipoprotein diacylglyceryl transferase: protein MPYPNISPVFLELGPLQFRWYGLMYLIGLAGAYFLIRRRVESKGLSMTKDQVYNMIVWAAFGVFIGGRLGYTLFYNFSYYVQHPLSIVAVWEGGMSFHGGLLGVIVALFWFSQRQGIPAYQIADLAAAATPIGLGFGRLGNFINGELYGRATDVDWCMVFPSGGPACRHPSQLYEAGLEGLFLFTLIWVISKTAPPPGTLFWSFIAGYGVCRMIVEFFREPDAQLGFVLGSFSMGQLLSFPMVVVGVFMLVLGYQRRTLIQAKS, encoded by the coding sequence ATCCCTTATCCCAACATTAGCCCGGTCTTCCTTGAGCTGGGACCCCTGCAGTTTCGCTGGTATGGTCTGATGTATCTGATCGGACTGGCTGGTGCCTATTTCCTGATCCGACGTCGAGTGGAATCGAAGGGCCTCTCCATGACGAAGGATCAGGTCTACAATATGATCGTGTGGGCAGCGTTCGGGGTGTTTATCGGAGGGAGACTCGGCTACACGCTCTTCTACAATTTTTCATACTATGTGCAACACCCACTCAGTATCGTGGCTGTTTGGGAGGGAGGCATGTCCTTCCACGGTGGTCTACTTGGCGTCATCGTCGCCTTATTTTGGTTCAGTCAGCGCCAGGGCATTCCCGCCTATCAGATCGCAGACTTGGCAGCAGCCGCGACCCCCATCGGGCTGGGATTCGGACGACTCGGCAATTTCATCAACGGGGAATTGTACGGCCGAGCTACCGATGTCGACTGGTGCATGGTTTTTCCAAGCGGGGGGCCAGCTTGCCGCCATCCCTCACAGCTGTATGAGGCAGGGCTTGAAGGCCTGTTCCTGTTTACCCTGATATGGGTCATCTCAAAAACCGCACCACCGCCCGGCACCCTCTTCTGGAGCTTCATCGCAGGCTATGGAGTCTGTCGGATGATCGTGGAATTCTTTCGCGAACCGGATGCCCAGCTTGGGTTTGTCCTCGGATCCTTTTCCATGGGCCAACTCCTTTCCTTCCCTATGGTCGTGGTGGGAGTCTTCATGCTTGTCCTTGGATATCAGCGGAGGACCTTGATTCAAGCCAAATCTTAG
- a CDS encoding RNA-binding protein, with the protein MGSKIYVGGLPYSTTEQELSALFAAHGAVTSSRIITDKFTGQSRGFGFVEMSSDAEAQAAITALNGTELGGRTLTVNEARPQEPRTGGGGRGGRGGGDRY; encoded by the coding sequence ATGGGTTCGAAGATCTATGTCGGCGGTTTGCCGTATTCCACAACTGAGCAGGAACTGAGTGCCTTGTTTGCTGCGCATGGAGCAGTGACATCATCCAGGATTATTACAGACAAATTCACCGGCCAGTCGCGAGGGTTTGGATTCGTGGAAATGTCCTCGGATGCAGAAGCCCAGGCAGCAATTACTGCGTTAAACGGCACTGAGTTAGGCGGGCGCACATTGACCGTCAACGAAGCACGGCCTCAGGAACCACGCACTGGCGGAGGCGGCCGCGGTGGCCGTGGTGGTGGCGACCGGTATTAA
- a CDS encoding PilZ domain-containing protein: MMTLAKQQTSWASPKFTIDCLLASVSRQLEADGCVLEFSETGCTPTTPDQMVVGDFVKVQLWLEGEESFIDIRLAEVRHVRDHWIGLEVIQVSQHDRMKLKRFIETPAAMRTEEPALLHHLLVRA; encoded by the coding sequence ATGATGACACTGGCGAAACAACAGACCAGTTGGGCCAGCCCGAAGTTCACGATTGACTGCCTGCTGGCAAGCGTGAGCAGGCAACTTGAAGCGGATGGGTGCGTGCTCGAATTCTCAGAGACCGGCTGCACACCCACTACCCCGGACCAGATGGTTGTAGGGGACTTCGTAAAAGTCCAATTATGGCTGGAAGGAGAGGAGTCCTTTATCGACATCCGGCTGGCGGAAGTCAGACACGTTCGCGATCACTGGATCGGGCTGGAAGTGATCCAGGTGAGCCAACATGACCGGATGAAACTGAAACGGTTTATCGAAACCCCCGCAGCTATGCGCACCGAAGAGCCTGCTCTTCTTCATCATCTACTTGTTCGGGCATAG
- a CDS encoding UvrD-helicase domain-containing protein, protein MSDLLTLSDSKARLLAETTWDHNVVVMAGAGTGKTTILVNRILNLLLREPSPLAITEIVALTFTNKAATEMKKRLREQLLRLTELTDDLISVFRTRYHLSAEQVGERAKVALEQIDKAQIGTLHSFAAHLLRLHPVESGIDPLFQEDDGSNFKELFDSSWDCWLDDELGSAGSQHDRWRRVLAGVTLDDLRQFTEALAGDFVDLHELERQCRSLPLEGPFRDWIVAMHSRAAALLAIQDRPKRRKAEQMLAAAVQSMTLLLEQGVPGLIHLTEDERATLEKDLGKAPTGWDEMAFQEAASIIGLAQQLLTVDQSYFQDVVTLVRPFLDQIQHGFLTSGWIAFDGLLARAKTLLRDHSAVRARIKQTYRAILVDEFQDTDPIQYEIIVYLGERAGSHQTSWQDVDLEPGKLFIVGDPKQSIYAFRRADIEAFERVVEKIQAAGGRVYSLVTNFRSDGAVLDVVNNVFDRLFQQAEHIQPANEPLAVRPQRQPEVSVSGVQLRLVTPREGDEEFDGQAATREEAEALARWLKEELLSGTTVMDRDRHKSPLQPGHIALIFRKLTQTEVYLDALRRYDIAYITDGEKHFYRRQEVIDVVNLLRVVDNPYDRIALVGVLRSSLGGMTDRDLLALQQREGLDYQHRERLSAWNHPQAELVRRLYEHLAELHRLTPFRPVPDAIDLIFDRLPILELAAASLHGEQGVANLRKVREMAEALADRPHLTLTGFVDLMMTRVSEQPVEAESALAEESLEAIRVLTIHKAKGLEFPVVILPGLHQAAKNSHKGPSIHHDWSSRCYSLRLGSRSNLGALLVEMKMAAREEAEQRRLLYVGMTRARDLLVLSGGLTAKPGHDTVLSLLGETIVDEVNPSAADQICIGTSRLTRVMTSATKEARRHSQKSLSTMAPKPPLGSIPIRRQARKLEWENRRTTPRRVTPSSLTGGRVEGGAPHAVTGRDPDVARLTGVCAHAVLEQWDFARPCSEIGIVIEQTIDRYIGQNHSRMRADMTEDLAGLFERFLSSEPYGRLQRATVLGREVPFVMSVGEFQLMEGAIDLIYRLDDRIWIADYKTDDVAAEDVRRKVDYYRSQAESYSQAVATALGVPSLSFQFIFLRLGLAVDV, encoded by the coding sequence ATGAGTGATCTCCTGACACTCTCGGACTCCAAGGCTCGGCTCCTGGCAGAGACAACCTGGGACCACAATGTCGTGGTGATGGCGGGGGCCGGGACCGGCAAGACCACGATTCTTGTCAATCGCATCCTCAACCTTCTTCTAAGAGAACCAAGCCCCTTGGCCATCACGGAGATTGTGGCCCTTACTTTCACTAACAAGGCTGCGACTGAAATGAAGAAGCGGCTGCGCGAGCAGCTCCTTCGTTTGACAGAGCTGACCGATGATCTAATCTCCGTCTTCCGGACTCGCTATCATCTTTCCGCTGAACAGGTCGGCGAACGGGCCAAGGTTGCACTTGAGCAGATTGATAAAGCCCAGATCGGCACCCTGCATAGTTTTGCCGCACATCTCTTGCGGCTCCATCCGGTAGAGTCAGGAATTGATCCATTATTTCAAGAGGATGACGGGTCAAATTTTAAGGAATTGTTTGATTCATCTTGGGATTGTTGGTTGGACGACGAACTCGGATCAGCCGGATCACAGCATGACCGTTGGCGTCGAGTCCTGGCTGGGGTCACTCTCGACGATCTTCGGCAGTTTACCGAGGCTCTCGCCGGGGATTTTGTGGATCTCCATGAGCTGGAACGTCAGTGCCGATCCCTTCCCCTTGAGGGTCCCTTCCGAGACTGGATCGTCGCCATGCATAGCCGAGCCGCTGCTCTTCTTGCCATACAGGATCGACCCAAACGGCGTAAGGCAGAACAGATGCTGGCTGCTGCAGTGCAATCGATGACACTCCTGTTGGAGCAGGGGGTACCGGGGCTCATTCATCTCACAGAGGATGAACGGGCAACTTTGGAGAAAGACCTGGGAAAGGCGCCTACAGGATGGGATGAGATGGCATTTCAGGAGGCGGCTTCCATCATCGGGCTGGCCCAACAACTACTTACAGTTGACCAGTCCTACTTTCAGGACGTCGTGACACTCGTGAGACCCTTCCTCGATCAGATCCAGCACGGCTTTCTTACCTCCGGGTGGATTGCTTTCGATGGATTGCTGGCACGGGCCAAAACCCTCTTACGCGATCATTCGGCAGTCCGTGCCAGGATTAAACAAACCTATCGGGCAATCTTGGTCGATGAGTTTCAGGACACAGATCCGATCCAGTACGAGATCATCGTTTACCTTGGTGAACGGGCGGGCAGCCATCAGACCTCATGGCAGGACGTAGACTTAGAGCCGGGTAAATTATTTATCGTGGGAGATCCGAAGCAATCGATCTATGCCTTTCGCCGAGCCGACATCGAAGCCTTCGAACGAGTGGTGGAGAAAATTCAAGCTGCCGGGGGACGCGTCTATTCCCTGGTGACGAATTTTCGCAGCGACGGGGCCGTGCTCGACGTCGTGAACAATGTCTTTGACCGGCTCTTTCAACAGGCAGAACACATTCAGCCGGCCAATGAACCGCTGGCAGTCAGGCCGCAACGACAGCCTGAGGTCTCAGTCTCCGGTGTGCAGCTCCGACTCGTGACACCGAGAGAGGGCGACGAGGAGTTCGATGGTCAGGCTGCAACCAGGGAAGAGGCGGAAGCGCTAGCACGTTGGCTAAAGGAAGAGCTTCTCTCGGGGACGACGGTCATGGATCGCGATCGGCACAAAAGCCCGCTCCAGCCGGGACACATTGCACTGATTTTTAGGAAGTTGACCCAGACAGAGGTCTATCTCGATGCCCTTCGCCGCTATGACATCGCCTATATCACAGATGGGGAAAAGCATTTTTATCGGCGGCAGGAGGTCATCGATGTGGTCAACCTTCTCCGCGTCGTCGACAATCCGTACGACAGGATTGCGTTAGTAGGAGTCTTGCGATCTTCCCTTGGCGGCATGACGGATCGGGATCTGTTGGCCCTTCAGCAAAGAGAGGGGTTAGACTACCAGCATCGGGAAAGGCTATCTGCCTGGAACCATCCGCAGGCAGAACTGGTACGGCGGCTCTATGAGCATTTGGCTGAGCTGCATCGGCTCACCCCTTTTAGGCCTGTGCCTGACGCCATCGATCTCATCTTCGATAGATTGCCCATTCTGGAATTAGCTGCGGCATCGCTCCACGGCGAGCAAGGTGTGGCCAACCTGCGGAAGGTCCGGGAGATGGCCGAAGCATTGGCCGATCGTCCCCATCTCACCTTGACCGGGTTTGTTGACTTAATGATGACCAGAGTATCCGAGCAACCGGTTGAGGCGGAAAGCGCCCTGGCTGAGGAATCACTGGAGGCAATCCGCGTGTTGACCATCCATAAGGCCAAGGGATTGGAGTTTCCCGTGGTCATTCTTCCCGGACTGCACCAGGCGGCAAAAAATTCTCACAAAGGGCCATCCATTCATCATGATTGGTCGAGTCGCTGTTATAGTCTACGGCTTGGAAGCCGTTCGAATCTCGGAGCCCTGCTGGTGGAGATGAAGATGGCTGCGCGTGAAGAAGCGGAACAGCGGCGTCTCCTGTATGTCGGCATGACAAGAGCGCGCGATCTATTGGTCCTATCAGGCGGGCTGACCGCGAAGCCGGGACATGACACGGTTCTCTCTCTGCTTGGAGAAACAATTGTTGATGAGGTGAACCCTTCAGCGGCTGACCAAATTTGTATCGGAACGAGTCGGCTCACTCGAGTCATGACGTCGGCCACGAAGGAAGCGAGGCGGCATAGCCAAAAGTCTCTCTCCACCATGGCTCCTAAACCGCCCCTTGGTTCCATCCCCATCCGCCGCCAGGCCAGGAAGCTTGAATGGGAGAACCGCCGTACAACACCGCGACGAGTGACTCCTTCTAGTCTGACAGGTGGCCGAGTCGAGGGGGGGGCACCACATGCCGTGACAGGGAGAGATCCCGATGTGGCTCGGCTTACCGGGGTCTGTGCCCATGCGGTACTTGAACAGTGGGACTTTGCCAGACCCTGTTCCGAGATCGGTATTGTGATCGAACAGACGATTGATCGCTATATAGGGCAAAATCATTCTCGAATGAGGGCCGATATGACGGAGGATCTTGCGGGTCTCTTCGAGCGCTTCCTTTCCTCCGAACCATACGGGAGATTGCAACGTGCGACGGTGCTTGGGCGAGAAGTCCCATTCGTCATGTCGGTAGGCGAATTTCAACTGATGGAAGGGGCGATAGACCTGATTTACAGGCTTGACGACCGGATCTGGATCGCCGACTATAAGACAGATGATGTGGCAGCTGAGGACGTACGGCGCAAGGTGGATTATTACCGATCTCAAGCCGAGAGTTATTCTCAGGCCGTTGCAACTGCATTAGGAGTCCCGTCTCTCTCGTTTCAGTTTATTTTTTTGCGGCTTGGCCTCGCCGTCGATGTCTAG
- a CDS encoding DEAD/DEAH box helicase, protein MSTFAEMNLPQPLLQRLAQAGLVTPTPVQQAAIPLAVKGRDIMAQAKTGSGKTLAFLLPIIEQVMRGEVAAPTGPYSKSGPSHSRGPKFLVLAPTRELALQIEMELRKYAPLSVTSLSVYGGTPIERHYRALQRPPLVVVGTPGRLLDLAGSGHLKLGAVTFLVMDEADQMLDRGFLRDIQRIIRLLPTERQTLLFSATFSRDIQTLAQTMQRDPARISVDPGISTPTTIVHAYYVVPGDHARTQLVHTLLQAVTGGERSMVFCDQKYKVRRLASHLGGESASVGALTGNHSQAQRERTLGAFRAGRLRSLVATDVAARGLDIQDVAQVIHYELPTNPNSYVHRTGRTGRAEKDGATFLILSQSEEREYLRMVRQLSIETKKLALPVLVALPSPAPMQVSERQAPRQRLRRSADPSGRRFREGETQKPAHRTGTSTGRPRYSRY, encoded by the coding sequence ATGTCTACGTTTGCTGAGATGAATTTGCCTCAACCCCTTCTCCAGCGCCTGGCACAGGCGGGTCTGGTGACGCCCACGCCGGTGCAACAGGCTGCCATTCCGTTGGCAGTGAAAGGCCGTGACATCATGGCGCAAGCCAAAACCGGGAGTGGGAAAACACTGGCGTTTCTGCTGCCGATTATTGAACAGGTTATGCGAGGGGAAGTTGCTGCACCTACGGGCCCCTATTCAAAGTCCGGACCGAGTCATTCCCGAGGCCCGAAGTTTTTGGTATTGGCGCCTACGCGGGAATTGGCGCTCCAAATCGAAATGGAGCTACGCAAGTATGCTCCACTGTCCGTAACTTCTTTGTCTGTGTACGGTGGGACGCCGATTGAACGTCATTACCGTGCATTGCAACGACCTCCTCTCGTGGTAGTCGGTACGCCAGGTCGGTTGCTCGACTTGGCCGGGTCCGGTCACTTAAAGCTGGGGGCGGTGACGTTTTTGGTTATGGATGAAGCCGATCAGATGTTGGACCGAGGATTCTTACGCGATATTCAACGGATCATTCGTCTCCTTCCAACTGAACGCCAGACCCTCCTGTTTTCCGCGACATTTTCGAGGGATATTCAGACGCTTGCGCAGACTATGCAGCGCGATCCCGCGCGTATTTCCGTCGACCCGGGGATCAGTACTCCGACGACCATCGTGCATGCCTACTACGTTGTGCCGGGAGATCATGCGCGTACGCAACTTGTGCATACGCTGCTTCAGGCTGTGACTGGCGGCGAACGGTCGATGGTGTTTTGTGATCAAAAGTATAAGGTGCGACGCTTAGCCTCCCATTTGGGAGGAGAGTCGGCTTCGGTTGGTGCGTTGACTGGTAATCATAGCCAAGCCCAGCGAGAACGGACACTGGGGGCGTTTCGCGCCGGTCGTCTCCGTTCCCTCGTGGCAACTGATGTGGCGGCCAGAGGCCTCGACATTCAGGACGTCGCTCAGGTGATTCACTATGAATTGCCGACGAATCCGAATTCGTATGTGCACCGGACCGGACGGACTGGTCGAGCGGAAAAGGATGGAGCGACGTTTTTGATTTTATCTCAGTCCGAAGAGCGTGAGTATCTGCGAATGGTGAGGCAATTAAGCATCGAAACGAAGAAGCTCGCTCTTCCGGTTTTGGTGGCGTTGCCGTCGCCAGCCCCCATGCAGGTCAGCGAACGGCAGGCCCCTCGCCAACGGCTCCGCCGAAGCGCAGATCCATCCGGTCGGCGATTCCGCGAGGGTGAAACCCAGAAACCGGCTCACCGAACGGGGACCTCGACCGGTCGTCCCAGGTACTCACGATACTAA